The proteins below are encoded in one region of Streptomyces ficellus:
- the rsfS gene encoding ribosome silencing factor produces MTATDRSIELVTAAAQAAADRLAHDIIAYDVSDVLSITDAFLLASAPNDRQVKSIVDEIEERLNKDLGAKPVRREGDRDARWILLDYVDIVVHVQHSEERVFYALERLWKDCPELPLPEDALKTRGKAEEHARLTGADGTDGDQS; encoded by the coding sequence GTGACCGCCACTGACCGCTCCATCGAGCTCGTGACCGCCGCCGCCCAGGCGGCTGCCGACCGGCTCGCGCACGACATCATCGCCTACGACGTCAGCGACGTGCTGTCGATCACCGACGCCTTCCTGCTCGCCTCCGCGCCCAACGACCGCCAGGTCAAGTCGATCGTCGACGAGATCGAGGAGCGGCTGAACAAGGACCTCGGCGCCAAGCCGGTCCGCCGCGAGGGCGACCGGGACGCCCGCTGGATCCTGCTGGACTACGTCGACATCGTCGTCCACGTCCAGCACAGCGAGGAGCGCGTCTTCTACGCCCTCGAGCGGCTGTGGAAGGACTGCCCCGAGCTGCCCCTGCCCGAGGACGCCCTGAAGACCCGCGGCAAGGCGGAGGAGCACGCCCGGCTCACCGGTGCCGACGGCACGGACGGTGATCAGAGCTGA
- a CDS encoding histidine phosphatase family protein, protein MNGSKGGRGRRIVLWRHGQTSWNLERRFQGSTDIELTDTGVTQARRAARLLAALKPDAIIASDLKRASATAAELAALTGHRVDHDPALRETYAGEWQGLTHEEILARYGEQYAAWKRGEPVRRGGGELETEVADRAAPVVLAHAGKLPDDGTLVVVSHGGTIRTTIGRLLGLESHHWEGLGGLSNCCWSMLGEGARGWRLLEHNAGTLPEPVLGDDD, encoded by the coding sequence CTGAACGGCAGCAAGGGCGGCAGGGGCCGCCGGATCGTCCTGTGGCGGCACGGCCAGACGTCGTGGAACCTGGAGCGCCGCTTCCAGGGCTCCACGGACATCGAGCTGACCGACACCGGCGTCACCCAGGCACGCCGGGCCGCGCGGCTCCTCGCGGCGCTCAAGCCGGACGCGATCATCGCCTCGGACCTGAAGCGCGCGTCGGCCACGGCCGCCGAGCTGGCCGCGCTCACCGGCCACCGGGTCGACCACGACCCCGCGCTGCGCGAGACGTACGCGGGCGAGTGGCAGGGCCTGACCCACGAGGAGATCCTGGCGCGCTACGGCGAGCAGTACGCCGCGTGGAAGCGCGGCGAGCCGGTGCGGCGCGGCGGTGGCGAGCTGGAGACGGAGGTCGCCGACCGGGCCGCCCCCGTCGTGCTCGCCCACGCGGGGAAGCTGCCGGACGACGGCACGCTCGTCGTGGTCAGCCACGGCGGCACGATCCGCACCACCATCGGCCGGCTCCTCGGGCTGGAGTCGCACCACTGGGAGGGGCTGGGCGGCCTCTCGAACTGCTGCTGGTCGATGCTGGGCGAGGGTGCGCGCGGCTGGCGGCTGCTGGAACACAACGCCGGAACGCTCCCGGAACCGGTCCTCGGCGACGACGACTGA
- a CDS encoding glycosyltransferase 87 family protein — protein sequence MTVTLTFRARLRELPLAAAVTACLVSFVAFWVAQRAANVTMLDLSVYRAEGETVLAGGDLYAMRATSANLPTTYPPFAALLFTPLTLLGVPEMRTLATAGNLLLLLALVHLSLRLVGRDRPGAALWVAAVLVWCEPVWTTLRYGQINLLIAVAVLWDLTRRENNRWAGVGIGLATAVKLTPGLFVVLLLVVGVARARAGGRRWEWNPWLRQAATATGVFIGVTVASAVVLPYDSRRFWTEMIFETSRVGRKEETANQSLNGVLARLLHTTDPGVWWLVAAVVVGVAGITVAVLAALRDDRPVAVVACATTALLVSPISWSHHWVWCVPMLILLATRVRPAWTAGTALVFASFALWWVPHAPAPVRLELHQNGWQMLLSGLYTLTGLGLLAAFGIRQWRAAQAVAKE from the coding sequence GTGACCGTGACCCTGACCTTCCGGGCGCGCCTTCGGGAGCTGCCCCTCGCCGCCGCCGTGACGGCCTGCCTCGTGTCCTTTGTGGCGTTCTGGGTGGCGCAGCGCGCCGCCAACGTCACCATGCTGGACCTCTCCGTCTACCGCGCGGAGGGCGAGACCGTCCTGGCCGGGGGCGATCTGTATGCGATGCGCGCCACATCGGCGAACCTGCCGACGACCTATCCGCCGTTCGCCGCGCTGCTGTTCACGCCGCTGACGCTGCTCGGTGTGCCCGAGATGCGCACCTTGGCCACCGCGGGGAACCTGCTCCTGCTGCTGGCGCTGGTGCACCTTTCGCTGCGGCTGGTGGGCCGGGACCGGCCGGGCGCGGCGCTGTGGGTGGCGGCGGTCCTGGTCTGGTGCGAGCCGGTGTGGACGACGCTGCGGTACGGGCAGATCAACCTGCTGATCGCGGTGGCGGTGCTGTGGGACCTGACCCGGAGGGAGAACAACCGGTGGGCCGGGGTGGGGATCGGCCTGGCCACGGCGGTGAAGCTGACCCCGGGACTGTTCGTGGTGCTGCTGCTGGTCGTCGGGGTGGCACGCGCGCGTGCGGGGGGCCGGCGGTGGGAGTGGAACCCGTGGCTGCGGCAGGCGGCGACGGCCACCGGGGTGTTCATCGGGGTGACGGTGGCGTCCGCCGTCGTCCTGCCGTACGACTCGCGCCGGTTCTGGACGGAGATGATCTTCGAGACGAGCCGGGTCGGGCGCAAGGAGGAGACGGCGAACCAGTCGCTGAACGGCGTGCTGGCCCGGCTGCTGCACACCACCGACCCGGGCGTGTGGTGGCTGGTCGCCGCCGTCGTGGTGGGTGTGGCGGGAATCACGGTCGCGGTCCTGGCGGCGCTGCGGGACGACCGGCCGGTGGCGGTGGTCGCGTGCGCGACGACGGCGCTGCTGGTCAGCCCCATCTCCTGGTCGCACCACTGGGTGTGGTGCGTGCCGATGCTGATACTCCTGGCCACCCGGGTGCGGCCGGCCTGGACCGCCGGTACGGCGCTGGTGTTCGCGTCGTTCGCCCTGTGGTGGGTGCCGCACGCTCCGGCGCCGGTCCGGCTCGAACTCCACCAGAACGGCTGGCAGATGTTGCTGTCCGGGCTCTACACGCTGACCGGCCTGGGGCTCCTGGCGGCGTTCGGGATCCGTCAGTGGCGAGCGGCTCAGGCGGTGGCGAAGGAGTAG
- a CDS encoding NADH-quinone oxidoreductase subunit NuoF family protein, with product MNAPLPDVPEVRVVGLPQLTQGFDLVERLDLQMHLKVHGPLEPMGGERLAQLAEEISLTGRGGAGFPFGRKLRAVAKATIRRGVRPVVVVNGSEGEPACRKDTVLLNRAPHLILDGALLAAEALGARTLVVVVTRNSTEVSIRAALAERGLSDRRGQRLRARVVRTPERMVSGEASSVIRAVNGGPAIPPGRRERAAESGVGNAPTLLSNAETFAQLAIAARVGAGRYSQHGLDSEPGTVMLTISGQVARPMVVEVPTGVPMRYVLQLAGAPQTPQGVLTGGYHGNWIDSMAVDNCVISKQSMAAVGGALGAGAILPIGPDTCPLGEAQRVANWLAAETAGQCGPCRLGLPAAAGGLSDVLNGGGPAALEALREVTQAVKGRGVCKHPDGSARFFSSTLSAFTDDLAAHVLHGGCGRPTLGTLPLPEPGYQEAVESIPSGEKLAVDWTLCKGHGLCADILPELIRMGRDGYPVLSEASVPTHLRDRAQLAVRRCPELALRLEQGPQERPSRPALPSADRKALGSGRG from the coding sequence GTGAACGCCCCGCTCCCCGACGTCCCCGAGGTCCGAGTCGTCGGCCTCCCCCAGCTCACCCAGGGCTTCGACCTCGTCGAGCGGCTCGACCTCCAGATGCACCTGAAGGTGCACGGCCCGCTCGAACCGATGGGCGGCGAGCGGCTGGCCCAGCTCGCGGAGGAGATATCGCTGACCGGCCGCGGCGGCGCCGGTTTCCCGTTCGGCAGGAAGCTGCGCGCCGTCGCCAAAGCGACGATCCGGCGCGGGGTGCGCCCGGTCGTCGTGGTCAACGGCAGTGAGGGCGAGCCCGCCTGCCGCAAGGACACCGTCCTGCTCAACCGCGCGCCGCACCTCATCCTGGACGGCGCGCTGCTGGCCGCCGAGGCGCTCGGCGCCCGCACCCTGGTCGTGGTGGTGACCCGGAACTCCACGGAGGTCTCCATCCGCGCCGCCCTCGCCGAGCGGGGGCTGTCGGACCGGCGCGGACAGCGGCTGCGCGCCCGTGTGGTGCGCACGCCGGAGCGCATGGTCTCCGGTGAGGCGTCCTCCGTCATCCGGGCGGTGAACGGCGGCCCGGCGATCCCGCCGGGGCGCAGGGAGCGCGCGGCCGAGTCCGGCGTCGGCAACGCGCCGACGCTGCTGTCCAACGCCGAGACGTTCGCGCAGCTCGCGATCGCCGCGAGGGTCGGCGCGGGCCGCTACAGCCAGCACGGGCTGGACAGCGAGCCGGGCACGGTGATGCTGACGATCTCCGGGCAGGTGGCCCGGCCCATGGTGGTGGAGGTGCCGACGGGCGTCCCCATGCGGTACGTCCTCCAGCTCGCCGGTGCCCCGCAGACCCCTCAGGGGGTGCTGACCGGCGGCTACCACGGCAACTGGATCGACTCCATGGCCGTCGACAACTGCGTCATCTCCAAGCAGTCCATGGCGGCCGTGGGGGGCGCCCTGGGAGCCGGTGCGATCCTGCCGATCGGTCCGGACACCTGTCCGCTGGGTGAGGCGCAGCGCGTGGCGAACTGGCTGGCGGCGGAGACGGCCGGCCAGTGCGGCCCCTGCCGACTGGGGTTGCCCGCCGCGGCGGGCGGCCTGTCGGACGTGCTCAACGGCGGCGGGCCGGCGGCCCTGGAGGCGCTGCGCGAGGTCACGCAGGCCGTGAAGGGCCGGGGCGTGTGCAAGCACCCGGACGGGTCGGCGCGCTTCTTCAGCTCGACGCTGTCGGCCTTCACCGACGACCTGGCGGCTCACGTGCTGCACGGCGGCTGCGGCCGTCCGACGCTCGGGACGCTGCCGCTGCCCGAGCCGGGCTACCAGGAGGCCGTGGAGTCCATTCCGAGCGGCGAGAAGCTGGCGGTCGACTGGACGCTGTGCAAGGGCCACGGCCTGTGCGCGGACATCCTCCCGGAGCTGATCCGCATGGGCCGCGACGGTTATCCGGTGCTGTCGGAGGCGTCGGTGCCCACGCACCTGCGGGACCGCGCCCAGCTCGCCGTGCGACGCTGCCCCGAGCTGGCGCTGCGGCTCGAACAGGGCCCCCAGGAGCGGCCGTCCCGTCCCGCGTTGCCGAGCGCCGACCGCAAGGCCCTGGGCAGCGGCCGGGGTTGA
- the leuS gene encoding leucine--tRNA ligase — MSEMNSAAAEAAAPHRYTAAMAADIEARWQDVWDAEGTYEAPNPSGDLAGDPAVAARPERFIMDMFPYPSGAGLHVGHPLGYIATDVFARHQRMTGHNVLHTLGFDAFGLPAEQYAVQTGTHPRVSTEANIENMKLQLRRLGLGHDKRRSFATIDPDYYKWTQWIFLQIFNSWYDEEAGRARPVADLVAQFESGERQAPGTRAWGELTAAERADVLGDYRLAYASDAPVNWCPGLGTVLANEEVTADGRSERGNYPVFKAKLRQWNMRITAYADRLLDDLDALDWPEAIKLQQRNWIGRSEGARVDFAVGDDAITVFTTRQDTLFGATYMVLAPEHELVEKIVPAAWPEGTHDVWTGGHATPAEAVDAYRKQAASKSDVERQAEAKDKTGVFTGAYAVNPVSGDRVPVFIADYVLMSYGTGAIMAVPAHDTRDFAFARAFELPMRCVVEPSDGRGTDPSDWDDAFDSYDAKIVNSASDAISLDGLGVVEAKAKITEWLAGRGIGEGTVNFRLRDWLFSRQRYWGEPFPIVYDEDGIAHPLPESMLPLELPEVEDYSPRTFDPDDADTQPETPLSRNEDWVNVTLDLGDGPKKYRRETNTMPNWAGSCWYELRYLDPHNSERLVDPEIERYWMGPREGKPHGGADLYVGGAEHAVLHLLYARFWSKVLFDLGHISSPEPFHKLYNQGMIQAFVYRDARGIAVPAAEVEERDGAFWYQGEKVSRVLGKMGKSLKNAVTPDEICAEYGADTLRLYEMAMGPLDVSRPWDTRAVVGQYRLLQRLWRNIVDESTGEATVVDTEPDEGTLRALHKAIDGVGQDMAAMRFNTAIAKVTELNNYLTKAGGPVSRPVAEQLVLLVAPLAPHIAEELWHRLGHTDSVVHQDFPVADPAYVVDETVTCVVQIKGKVKARLEVSPSITDADLEALAMADQGVVAALGGAGVRKVIVRAPKLVNIVPA, encoded by the coding sequence ATGAGCGAGATGAATTCGGCTGCCGCCGAGGCAGCAGCCCCGCACCGGTACACGGCGGCCATGGCCGCCGACATCGAGGCACGCTGGCAGGACGTCTGGGACGCGGAGGGCACCTACGAGGCGCCCAACCCGAGCGGTGACCTGGCCGGCGACCCGGCCGTGGCCGCCCGCCCCGAGCGGTTCATCATGGACATGTTCCCCTATCCGTCGGGTGCCGGCCTCCACGTCGGCCACCCCCTCGGCTACATCGCCACCGACGTCTTCGCCCGTCACCAGCGCATGACCGGGCACAACGTCCTGCACACCCTGGGCTTCGACGCCTTCGGACTGCCCGCCGAGCAGTACGCCGTCCAGACCGGCACGCACCCGCGCGTGTCGACCGAGGCGAACATCGAGAACATGAAGCTCCAGCTGCGCCGGCTGGGCCTGGGACACGACAAGCGCCGGTCGTTCGCGACGATCGACCCGGACTACTACAAGTGGACCCAGTGGATCTTCCTGCAGATCTTCAACTCCTGGTACGACGAGGAGGCCGGCCGGGCCCGCCCCGTCGCCGACCTGGTCGCCCAGTTCGAGAGCGGTGAACGCCAGGCGCCCGGCACGCGCGCGTGGGGCGAGCTGACCGCCGCGGAGCGCGCCGACGTCCTGGGCGACTACCGCCTGGCGTACGCCTCGGACGCGCCCGTCAACTGGTGCCCCGGCCTGGGCACCGTCCTCGCCAACGAGGAGGTCACCGCCGACGGCCGCTCCGAACGCGGCAACTACCCCGTCTTCAAGGCCAAGCTGCGCCAGTGGAACATGCGCATCACCGCCTACGCCGACCGGCTGCTGGACGACCTGGACGCGCTGGACTGGCCCGAGGCCATCAAGCTCCAGCAGCGCAACTGGATCGGCCGTTCCGAGGGCGCCCGCGTCGACTTCGCCGTCGGCGACGACGCGATCACCGTCTTCACCACCCGCCAGGACACCCTGTTCGGCGCCACCTACATGGTGCTGGCCCCCGAGCACGAGCTGGTCGAGAAGATCGTCCCGGCGGCCTGGCCGGAGGGCACGCACGACGTCTGGACGGGCGGCCACGCCACCCCGGCCGAGGCCGTCGACGCGTACCGCAAGCAGGCCGCGTCCAAGTCCGACGTCGAGCGCCAGGCCGAGGCCAAGGACAAGACCGGTGTCTTCACCGGCGCCTACGCCGTCAACCCCGTCAGCGGCGACCGCGTCCCGGTCTTCATCGCCGACTACGTCCTGATGAGCTACGGCACCGGCGCGATCATGGCCGTCCCGGCGCACGACACCCGCGACTTCGCCTTCGCGCGCGCCTTCGAGCTGCCGATGCGCTGCGTCGTCGAGCCGTCGGACGGCCGCGGCACCGACCCGTCGGACTGGGACGACGCCTTCGACTCGTACGACGCGAAGATCGTCAACTCGGCGAGCGACGCCATCTCCCTGGACGGCCTGGGCGTCGTCGAGGCCAAGGCGAAGATCACCGAGTGGCTGGCCGGCCGGGGCATCGGCGAGGGCACCGTCAACTTCCGGCTGCGCGACTGGCTGTTCAGCCGCCAGCGCTACTGGGGCGAGCCCTTCCCGATCGTCTACGACGAGGACGGCATCGCCCACCCGCTGCCCGAGTCGATGCTGCCCCTGGAGCTGCCCGAGGTCGAGGACTACTCGCCGCGCACCTTCGACCCGGACGACGCGGACACCCAGCCCGAGACGCCGCTGTCGCGCAACGAGGACTGGGTCAACGTCACCCTGGACCTGGGCGACGGCCCCAAGAAGTACCGGCGCGAGACCAACACCATGCCCAACTGGGCCGGTTCCTGCTGGTACGAGCTGCGCTACCTGGACCCGCACAACAGCGAGCGCCTGGTCGACCCCGAGATCGAGCGGTACTGGATGGGGCCGCGCGAGGGCAAGCCGCACGGCGGTGCCGACCTGTACGTGGGCGGCGCCGAACACGCCGTACTGCACCTGCTGTACGCGCGCTTCTGGTCGAAGGTCCTGTTCGACCTGGGGCACATCTCCTCGCCCGAGCCGTTCCACAAGCTCTACAACCAGGGCATGATCCAGGCCTTCGTCTACCGGGACGCCCGCGGCATCGCCGTGCCGGCCGCCGAGGTGGAGGAGCGCGACGGTGCCTTCTGGTACCAGGGCGAGAAGGTCAGCCGCGTCCTGGGCAAGATGGGCAAGTCCCTGAAGAACGCCGTCACTCCGGACGAGATCTGCGCCGAGTACGGGGCGGACACCCTGCGCCTGTACGAGATGGCGATGGGCCCCCTGGACGTCTCGCGGCCCTGGGACACGCGCGCGGTGGTGGGCCAGTACCGGCTGCTCCAGCGGCTGTGGCGCAACATCGTCGACGAGTCGACCGGTGAGGCGACCGTCGTCGACACCGAGCCGGACGAGGGCACCCTGCGCGCCCTGCACAAGGCCATCGACGGCGTCGGCCAGGACATGGCCGCCATGCGGTTCAACACGGCGATCGCCAAGGTCACCGAGCTGAACAACTACCTGACCAAGGCGGGCGGCCCGGTGTCGCGGCCGGTCGCCGAGCAGCTGGTGCTGCTGGTCGCGCCGCTGGCCCCGCACATCGCCGAGGAGCTGTGGCACCGGCTGGGCCACACCGACTCGGTCGTCCACCAGGACTTCCCGGTCGCCGACCCGGCGTACGTCGTCGACGAGACGGTGACCTGCGTCGTCCAGATCAAGGGAAAGGTCAAGGCCCGCCTGGAGGTCTCCCCGTCCATCACGGACGCGGACCTGGAGGCACTGGCCATGGCCGACCAGGGCGTCGTCGCGGCCCTGGGCGGCGCGGGCGTCCGCAAGGTGATCGTGCGGGCCCCGAAGCTGGTGAACATCGTCCCGGCGTGA
- a CDS encoding DegV family protein, translating to MSRHVAIVTDSTAYLPPRTMERHGITAVPLTVVLGDQALEEGTEISARSLALALQKRRSVTTSRPSPEVFAAAYRTAAEAGAAGIVSLHLSAEFSGTYDAALLAAKDAPVPVRVVDTGMVAMALGFCALAAAEAAEAAGSLDEVVAAAEKRAAGTSAYFYVDTLEYLRRGGRIGAAQALLGSALAVKPLLELEDGRIQLREKVRTASKAIARLEEIAAERAGAGPVDIAVHHLAAPDRAAALAERLRARVPGLADLHVSEVGAVIGAHTGPGLLGLVVSVR from the coding sequence ATGTCCCGCCATGTCGCGATCGTCACTGATTCAACGGCCTACCTGCCGCCGCGGACGATGGAGCGGCACGGCATCACCGCGGTGCCGCTGACCGTCGTCCTCGGGGACCAGGCCCTTGAAGAGGGCACCGAGATCTCGGCCCGCTCGCTCGCCCTGGCGCTGCAGAAACGCCGCTCCGTGACCACGTCCCGCCCGAGCCCCGAGGTGTTCGCCGCCGCCTACCGGACGGCGGCGGAGGCGGGGGCGGCCGGCATCGTGTCGCTCCACCTGTCGGCCGAATTCTCCGGTACGTACGACGCCGCGCTGCTGGCCGCCAAGGACGCCCCCGTACCGGTGCGGGTCGTCGACACCGGCATGGTCGCCATGGCGCTCGGCTTCTGCGCGCTGGCGGCCGCCGAGGCGGCGGAAGCGGCCGGCAGCCTGGACGAGGTGGTCGCCGCCGCGGAGAAACGGGCCGCCGGTACCTCCGCCTACTTCTACGTCGACACCCTCGAGTACCTGCGCCGGGGCGGCCGCATCGGCGCGGCACAGGCGCTGCTGGGCTCCGCGCTCGCCGTGAAACCGCTGCTGGAGCTGGAGGACGGGCGGATCCAGCTGCGGGAGAAGGTGCGCACCGCGTCGAAGGCGATCGCCCGGCTGGAGGAGATCGCCGCCGAACGGGCGGGCGCCGGCCCGGTGGACATCGCCGTGCACCACCTCGCCGCACCCGACCGGGCGGCGGCACTCGCCGAGCGGCTGCGCGCCCGCGTCCCCGGTCTTGCGGACCTGCACGTCAGCGAGGTCGGCGCGGTCATCGGCGCGCACACCGGGCCGGGACTGCTGGGGCTGGTCGTCTCCGTGAGGTGA
- a CDS encoding ComEA family DNA-binding protein, which translates to MTPRTHSVTHAVTHTVTPSSPAARAASGPGRAPGSDVRARRPGSARHRVRGGRTAAHARMVARRRAAALFERPGTSTTHPPPGGDAPSPPAAGGASPALGRVVVAAPAPLRPGRPVAQAPLAGGSPALPPPVVGDPQTPVGTPVPQAEAGAGVAAEGAGPGGGTGLERRDRWRLGVRDRLPLWVQTRCGMEPRTVVALVIVLVVAVTLAGRYFWTGRPEAVRAPDVVTGAASAPAAAASRRPPAGTPPVVVDVSGTVRRPGVLRLPAGSRVADALRAAGGVRPGSDVTGLNRARVLMDGEHIVVGAAPAPPGPVTGAPGAAVVGGVPAGPVSLNTATVEQLDTLPGVGPVLAQHIVDHRTRHGGFRSVDELREVNGIGERRFADLQPLVRP; encoded by the coding sequence ATGACTCCGCGAACACACAGCGTCACGCACGCCGTCACACACACCGTCACACCGTCGTCGCCCGCGGCCCGGGCGGCGAGCGGTCCCGGCCGCGCCCCCGGCTCCGACGTCCGCGCCCGGCGCCCGGGCTCCGCACGACACCGGGTGCGCGGCGGGCGCACCGCCGCGCACGCCCGGATGGTGGCCCGCCGCCGAGCGGCCGCGCTCTTCGAACGCCCCGGCACGTCCACGACCCACCCACCACCGGGCGGTGACGCCCCGTCACCGCCCGCGGCCGGTGGTGCCTCGCCGGCACTCGGGCGGGTGGTGGTGGCCGCCCCGGCCCCGCTCCGGCCTGGGCGGCCGGTGGCGCAGGCACCCCTGGCGGGCGGGAGTCCGGCGTTGCCGCCGCCGGTGGTGGGGGATCCGCAGACGCCTGTAGGCACGCCGGTGCCGCAGGCGGAGGCGGGCGCGGGGGTGGCGGCGGAGGGTGCCGGCCCAGGCGGTGGGACGGGACTGGAGCGGCGCGACCGGTGGCGGCTCGGGGTGCGGGACCGGTTACCGCTGTGGGTGCAGACGCGGTGCGGGATGGAGCCCCGGACGGTCGTCGCGCTCGTCATCGTCCTCGTGGTGGCCGTGACACTCGCCGGACGGTACTTCTGGACGGGCAGGCCCGAGGCGGTCCGGGCCCCCGACGTGGTCACGGGCGCCGCGTCCGCCCCGGCCGCTGCCGCGAGCCGCCGCCCACCCGCCGGAACGCCGCCGGTCGTCGTCGACGTGAGCGGCACGGTGCGCCGGCCGGGGGTGCTGCGGCTGCCCGCCGGGTCCCGGGTCGCCGACGCCCTGCGCGCGGCGGGCGGTGTCAGACCCGGTAGCGACGTCACGGGCCTGAACCGGGCACGGGTGCTCATGGACGGCGAGCACATCGTGGTGGGTGCCGCGCCGGCGCCGCCCGGCCCGGTGACCGGCGCGCCCGGAGCCGCCGTCGTGGGTGGCGTCCCCGCCGGGCCGGTCAGCCTCAACACCGCCACGGTGGAACAGCTCGACACCCTGCCCGGCGTCGGCCCCGTGCTGGCCCAGCACATCGTCGACCACCGCACCCGGCACGGCGGCTTCCGGTCGGTCGACGAACTCCGCGAGGTCAACGGGATCGGTGAGCGCCGGTTCGCCGACCTCCAGCCCCTCGTACGGCCGTGA